The genomic region TGAATAAGAGTGAATTGGCCCTGCAATGCCATCCACCGTTGTCAGTTTCAGCCCTCAATGGATCAAGTATGAAATAATTGAGTTGCACTCTCATATAGACTAATACAAGTAAAGAGTTGACAGTGGAACCAACGCTGAAAGCAGGTTCTCAAGCTAACAATGGACTGCTCATCCAATACAACAAAAGCATAAATGATTGGATGTAAGCTTTCAAATGATATTCAACTGCAAAAATGACACTGACTAGCTTGCTCAGCTGTCTTCTTCTACtgtcaaatcaaatatttagcTCCAAAATCGCGAATAGCTACACAATGTATACGTGCACGCATCCAACACTCGTGATACTACAACCCGCAGAATACCTTTATACAAAACCATCAGAAAGAATTAATAGCTCCCGCACGCTCCAAATATTGCTGAGGCTCTATAACATTGATAGCCCGGGGCATCATTGGGGTTAACTGCTGCACGCAAACTGCCTCATGCTGTCTGCCAGCTGGAAATGGAGAGCCCGGTTTTTGTTAGCTCAACTTTTTTGTCGTGTAAGGGAGTTTTACAATAAGGCATTCCAAAGAGCCTCTTCTCCTTCACCACACTGGTCATGTAcaaatttcatcttttctaCTGATTTGCAGATTCCACTGCAGCTCCAGTCAAACGAGGCGATGCATACATTCCCTGCTTGTGCCTTCCATTCGCAGTCTGCAAATTAGCAAACATGTAACTATCagaaaattaagtttaaacAGCAGGCAAACCATGAGGTGGAGATGTATATTGATATCAGAAACATAGGAAATGTGTTCAAATATATGCTTGATGAACGATTAGATAGTCTTGAGGACTTGATCTGTTTGTTGGAACAGTGAGGTAATTTTGCAGAAGTCTTTCAGATCAGAAATCAAGTAATTGCTTGCTGGATTGTGAACGTTCCTCCAGGCAATGTTTGTTTAAGTGGTGTAACTGCTCCAGCTGGAGCCACTTGTCAAATAAGTCAAATCTTAAAACCAAAAGGGAACTTTAATGGAAAATACTAAGTAGCAGTACATACTGCTTCAGAtctttgcatttttcttcAGGGGTTAAGCTTTTGGGATAAAATCCTCACGTGACTAGCAATGAGACCATACCTGGTGGAGTACCACAACACATATTGCGCTCATCAATGTGTTCAACCTCAAGACCGATGAACCAAGAACCGAGTGACACATCTTCATTGGCATACTTGTGCAGTATGGGCCTACAAATTCCAATCACAATAATCCCAGATAAATACATACATTCAAGGAAAGATCAATGCTTGACTACACAACGTCATACTTATCGTGTAACCTGTATAAGCAGATAAATTACTCAAGGTTTCAGCTCTGTGGATACATAAATAAGACATTTTAAGCTTTTTAGCTTTGTTATAAACTTTGGCATTTCATGGGTATCATCAATTACCACACATCCACCCTCAGACATCCCATCAAAGTTTACacaaaaagaatcaaatattTACGAGTACAAAGCCATCTTATTGAATTTGCAGCATCTGCCAATTGACGCTAATGATGCTAGTTACAAACTAAGTTTAGAATAAATGGTATAAAAAAGAATGTCATTCAAAGAGGGTAATTTTGAGGACAGCTTGATATAAAACCCAGGTACTTCCCTCTTCTGGTGGCAGGGTATATAAGCTTTTCCACTCCAGTTTAGAAACGTAGTACTTTGACTATTTGTTAATTCTCCATTAGCTCTTAAGGATATAGAAGTGTATAACTCAAGTCTCAAAGGCAACAGAAAGTGGTAGAAGAGTGATCTCTAGACCAAAAGCAGGAAATCCTTACTGGTTAATGGAGATGTACGTGGCTAAATCCTTTGAAATAGCATAAATCTGTCCAGTTGCATGCCggaaatatttatttccttcttcTCCAAATTTCCAGTACTCTGGTTCATGGTACTTCACATTTCTGGACAACAAACCTGATTGTTAACTATCTACATAAGATTAAGAAACATAAAAGCAAAGAATGTCCTTGAGTTTCAAGGATTACTTTTGGGAAAGAACTGGACCAGACTTCATACAACCAATGTAGACTCGTGGTTTTGATCGATGACGGGCAAGAGTTGCAGCTAATGTACctttagaagaaaaataactgaTTAATGTAGTTCAATAGcgaaatgttttctttttcctgtgACAGTTGTATAGTGAAGGTAAAAAGGGTCTTACCTAAATTAACATGAACATCGTCATCAACCTTGACGTAAAAATCAGCATCCCACTTTGCAATGGCAGTGGCAAAGAAAATCTTTGTTTTTGCAGACAGTTCATGATATCCTTCAACATGCTCCTGTAATATTGGATGGTTAAGATTTTAGAGCCCAGGCAGATTTTCTAAGAGGGCAAAAGCAGGGTATTGAGCTGAATTCTCTTTTTTACCAGCCTGAGAAAGTCTTGATGTTGAGCTTCTTCTGAGTCAAGAGCTCTATCCAATATGCTGTTTGATGTTGCACTAGATCAATTAAGAAATAGATCAACCTGGTTAGCTCATTTCGTTTTACGCATAAAAGCAAAGTCCCACTATCAGAAGCTGCAGTGCGTTAAGCTTAGGAAATGAGTCTGAGAGTTTAAATGAAAGCGCCATACAGGCCAAAACTTTCTAGAGCAAAAAGATTTCACAGAAAAccctcaaatttataaaagaaatgcCATGAAATTACAAGTACTCAGGAAGTAAATTGTTCACATCTTCAAAATACAAGATGTTAAATACTGTAGTAGCTACACCTACATCCACTGCATCAGTAAGGTCAAAGTAAAAGCtaagatgaaaagaaaaactaggacaacaaactttaaaaatcTTCTACAACGGCATATgtgaaaagatatttatatcaagGCCAATGGATGCATGAATGAGCTTATTAATGCATTTAGTATGGATACTTTACCTGTGCCCAATCATAAATCTCACTACAATCCCCTTCTCTTTCTCCAATTTCCGAAGCTGTTCACCTGAGCAAATCACACAACTTTTCAGTCACATTCTCATAAGTAAAAACAAGATATGCTACAATTGAGATTGCAACAAGGTATTACCTTGAGGCATCCAGGTCTCCCGGACAGAATCACGCCTCTTTCTACTGCTGAAAGCAGTATTTATACCTATTACCATGAATGCCTTCTTTCTTGGAGGAACCCCATCTGCCTCAGAAGTTGTCGACGACCCATCAGTTTTCTGCTGCTCCTGAGCATTCCTAGACGCAGACAATTCCATCTGGAGCATTGAAATTGACTTGTCCAATGACCTGAAACAACCTCACAATAAGATTTACCACGAGCACAAGAGAAACAGCTGGACAAAATGAAGATTAGGGAATTCTGGGCTCACTGGATTGCCTCATGGGTTTTGTACACCTCGTTCATTACATCATTGTCCCGATCTCCTGCTTTCTATTGAAAAGCCAATTAAAGACTGAATATACCAATCCCTTCACATATCAAAACAATAAAcagcaaaaagagaaaacctTCCAAGTTTGAATCTTTACATAAAACTAAAACCCACAAAATCCTTGAGGCGAAAAGCTCTATACGATCTGTAATGAggtaaaagataaaaagaacaGGAACCAGCTTGTGCAACATAAAATTGCTTGAAATGCTTTAACTCTGGTGAGAGGATAGAAAAAActccaagaatttgaaatctttaaGACTTCAAGTTCAAAACTTAAACTTGCAAATTTCAACATCCAAGTCATAAAGATTAAACCTTTTTCC from Sesamum indicum cultivar Zhongzhi No. 13 linkage group LG3, S_indicum_v1.0, whole genome shotgun sequence harbors:
- the LOC105159509 gene encoding beta-1,3-galactosyltransferase 7-like isoform X2, which encodes MNEVYKTHEAIQSLDKSISMLQMELSASRNAQEQQKTDGSSTTSEADGVPPRKKAFMVIGINTAFSSRKRRDSVRETWMPQGEQLRKLEKEKGIVVRFMIGHSATSNSILDRALDSEEAQHQDFLRLEHVEGYHELSAKTKIFFATAIAKWDADFYVKVDDDVHVNLGTLAATLARHRSKPRVYIGCMKSGPVLSQKNVKYHEPEYWKFGEEGNKYFRHATGQIYAISKDLATYISINQPILHKYANEDVSLGSWFIGLEVEHIDERNMCCGTPPDCEWKAQAGNVCIASFDWSCSGICKSVEKMKFVHDQCGEGEEALWNALL
- the LOC105159509 gene encoding beta-1,3-galactosyltransferase 7-like isoform X1, with the translated sequence MVFTNKYWGPLESNNQLITQQRRDQELQIVSEDCSTRKKKAGDRDNDVMNEVYKTHEAIQSLDKSISMLQMELSASRNAQEQQKTDGSSTTSEADGVPPRKKAFMVIGINTAFSSRKRRDSVRETWMPQGEQLRKLEKEKGIVVRFMIGHSATSNSILDRALDSEEAQHQDFLRLEHVEGYHELSAKTKIFFATAIAKWDADFYVKVDDDVHVNLGTLAATLARHRSKPRVYIGCMKSGPVLSQKNVKYHEPEYWKFGEEGNKYFRHATGQIYAISKDLATYISINQPILHKYANEDVSLGSWFIGLEVEHIDERNMCCGTPPDCEWKAQAGNVCIASFDWSCSGICKSVEKMKFVHDQCGEGEEALWNALL